The following coding sequences lie in one Physeter macrocephalus isolate SW-GA unplaced genomic scaffold, ASM283717v5 random_288, whole genome shotgun sequence genomic window:
- the MATCAP1 gene encoding microtubule-associated tyrosine carboxypeptidase 1, producing MVLDSGAQVYEQAPPSPPSSPSSLGHRLRPSDRDGTAPYPWPRSLALPLALSVRSALRPRPELQPFSELHLGHRGHMRRSESTYTVNSIGWRGGSTQGRAPPGRGRDPGGGTLRPAASLPHIAKTRKDAGRGASKSPCMLVALRPTNMDRERDKFFQSHYTYNPQFEYQEPMPTAVLEKYCEASGQFLRQALGIIEAVLEKFGTYEHFEAATGGQLLTKCQIWSIVRKYMQKEGCAGEVVVQLSEDLLSQAVMMVENSRPTLAINLTGARQYWLEGMLRHEIGTHYLRGVNNARQPWHSAEGRLQYGLRPANPTEEGLASLHSVLFRKQPFLWRAALLYYTIHRAAHMSFRQLFQDLARYVQDADVRWEYCVRAKRGQTDTSLPGCFSKDQVYLDGIVRILRHRQTIDFPLLTSLGKVSYEDVDHLRPHGVLDNTRVPHFMQDLARYRQQLEHIMTTNRLDEAELGRLLPDD from the exons ATGGTGCTGGACTCAGGGGCTCAGGTGTATGAGCAGGCACCCCCCAGCCCGCCATCCAGTCCCTCATCCTTGGGCCATAGGCTGAGGCCCTCAGACCGAGATGGGACAGCACCGTACCCCTGGCCTCGGTCCCTGGCCTTGCCCCTGGCTCTCTCAGTCCGCTCAGCCCTGCGGCCCCGGCCTGAGCTGCAGCCCTTCTCAGAGCTGCACTTGGGCCACCGTGGCCACATGCGTCGCAGTGAGAGCACCTACACTGTAAACAGTATTGGCTGGCGGGGGGGCAGCACCCAGGGTCGGGCACCACCTGGACGGGGACGGGACCCAGGTGGGGGCACCCTGCGGCCTGCGGCCTCCCTGCCTCACATTGCTAAGACTCGAAAGGATGCAGGCCGTGGTGCCAGCAAGAGCCCCTGCATGTTGGTGGCTCTGCGGCCAACCAACATGGACCGTGAGCGGGACAAGTTCTTCCAGTCCCATTACACCTACAACCCACAGTTCGAGTACCAGGAGCCCATGCCTACGGCCGTGCTGGAGAAGTACTGTGAGGCCTCTGGACAGTTCCTCCGTCAG GCACTTGGCATCATTGAGGCTGTCCTAGAGAAGTTTGGTACCTATGAACACTTTGAGGCTGCGACTGGGGGCCAGCTGCTGACCAAGTGCCAGATCTGGTCCATTGTGCGCAAATACATGCAGAAGGAGGGCTGCGCTGGGGAG GTTGTGGTGCAGCTGAGTGAGGACCTGCTGTCCCAGGCAGTGATGATGGTGGAGAACAGCCGACCAACATTGGCCATCAACCTGACTGGAGCCCGCCAGTATTGGTTGGAGGGCATGCTGCGGCACGAGATAG GTACCCACTACCTGCGGGGCGTGAACAACGCGCGGCAGCCGTGGCACAGCGCCGAGGGCCGGCTGCAGTATGGGCTGCGGCCAGCGAACCCCACCGAGGAGGGCCTGGCCAGCCTGCACAGTGTGCTGTTCCGCAAGCAGCCCTTCCTGTGGCGCGCCGCGTTGCTCTACTACACCATCCACCGCGCCGCGCACATGTCCTTCCGCCAGCTGTTCCAGGACCTGGCGCGCTACGTGCAGGATGCCGATGTGCGCTGGGAGTACTGCGTGCGCGCCAAGCGCGGCCAGACTGACACCTCACTGCCCG GCTGCTTCAGCAAGGATCAGGTGTACCTGGATGGCATTGTGCGCATTCTGCGGCATCGCCAGACCATCGATTTCCCGCTGCTGACCTCGCTGGGCAAG GTGTCCTATGAGGATGTAGATCACCTTCGGCCCCATGGGGTGCTGGACAACACCCGGGTGCCCCACTTCATGCAGGACTTAGCACGCTACCGGCAGCAGCTGGAGCACATCATGACCACCAACCGGCTGGATGAGGCAGAGCTGGGCCGCCTGCTGCCTGATGACTGA
- the NOL3 gene encoding nucleolar protein 3 isoform X1: MGNTQERPSETIDRERKRLVETLQSDSGLLLDALLARGVLTGPEYEALDALPDAERRVRRLLLLVQSKGEAACQELLSCAQRTVRAPDPAWDWQHVGTGYRERSYDTPCPGHWTPEAAGSGTACPWLPGASDCDEARGPEDSKAAQSGTLEETEPELEAETSEGAEPELEPQMDPEPEPGTEPEPELEPEPDLEAGDESEDS; this comes from the exons ATGGGCAACACGCAGGAGAGGCCATCAGAGACGATCGACCGCGAGCGGAAACGCCTGGTAGAGACGCTGCAGTCGGACTCGGGGCTGCTGCTGGATGCGCTGCTGGCACGGGGCGTGCTCACCGGGCCCGAATACGAGGCGTTGGACGCGCTGCCTGATGCCGAGCGCAGGGTACGCcgcctgctgctgctggtgcaAAGCAAGGGCGAAGCCGCCTGCCAGGAGCTGCTGAGCTGCGCCCAGCGAACCGTGCGCGCGCCCGACCCCGCCTGGGACTGGCAGCACGTGGGCACGG GCTACCGAGAACGAAGCTACGACACTCCATGCCCAGGCCACTGGACTCCTGAGGCAGCTGGCTCAGGGACCGCATGCCCCTGGCTGCCCGGAGCTTCAGATTGTGATGAGGCCCGGGGTCCTGAGGACTCCAAGGCAGCGCAATCCGGAACCCTCGAGGAAACTGAGCCAGAGCTGGAAGCTGAGACCTCTGAAGGGGCTGAACCGGAGTTGGAACCCCAAATGGATCCGGAACCAGAGCCAGGGACAGAACCAGAGCCAGAACTGGAGCCGGAGCCCGACCTAGAGGCTGGGGACGAATCTGAAG ATTCCTGA
- the EXOC3L1 gene encoding exocyst complex component 3-like protein, with protein sequence MSQWWEYPALPRGQGERAILKAKAICGEGRTRRPAKPGEFHIKLSSATQNRSGVQWRPMPTLFHLHLRGKTEKPGRQSCLRFLPITPTSLSFPEGAGQEPSSSFSAGPRRRLQLRGAPTLLALTWTFAPIPTSAPAPPAMDSAARDKMQPALPPGSSCPGPEWPEQERAEQLARGAALKWASGIFYRPEQLARLGQYRSREVQRTCSLEARIKSVVQSYLEGVKTGVRQLAWALEAVQGAREALGQAHGLLWGMAEAAQTLEPLREQVVQHKQLQAMSQLLPRLRAVPAALARTQSLIDAQRLLEAYVSLRELEQLQEETWAPLGGLELPVFEGLGPLAEALGQAVEAAAGAAGRLAREDPALLVAAMRVAEVDAGRTTSLEQAARDWRQRCLRALQEGLEQIHFGTSLQPGPGALAEWLEALRVALPAELAAAEALVAPCCPPHYNVVRLWAHTLHSGLRRCLQQLLEGPQLEAADAFTLLHWALHVYLGPEMMGSLELGPEADVSDLEPLLTLENIEQLEAIFVAKVQASVAQWLQKALDGDVAEWGREQEPDTDPSGFYHSPMPAIVLQILEENIRVTRMVSESLQRRMHGMALSELSAFLRSFSDALIRFSRDHLRGEATAPHYVPYLLATLNHQSALSSSVSVLQPDWVAPGALAPVEAALDELQRRICRLVLEALLAELQPLFAALPSRRWLSSPELLDDVCERTASFCQDFRHVRDPAVQLLLAEAERTVVLQYLRALMQGRLVCRGADERTQAAERLRHDAAQLRELFLGLVRIWGLEESVQCAPVLLALRELLNLRDLTLLGLEVAGLRQQFPDVSEDHVSALLDLRGDVSREQRLAALSSLQAGPQPSPPAGGRALFSLVPAPAPPLSSCLPSGSCA encoded by the exons ATGAGCCAGTGGTGGGAGTACCCAGCTCTGCCAAGAGGGCAAGGGGAGAGGGCCATCCTCAAGGCCAAGGCTATCTGTGGAGAAGGGAGAACTAGACGCCCGGCCAAGCCTGGTGAGTTCCATATCAAACTGTCCTCTGCAACTCAGAACAGGAGCGGTGTCCAGTGGAGGCCCATGCCTACCCTGTTTCACTTGCATCTGAGGGGCAAAACTGAGAAACCCGGCAGGCAAAGTTGTCTCAGGTTCCTTCCCATCACACCCACCTCCCTCTCATTTCCTGAGGGGGCTGGGCAAGaaccttcctcttccttctcagcGGGGCCTAGACGGAGGCTGCAGCTCAGAGGAGCTCCCACTCTACTTGCTCTAACCTGGACCTTCGCCCCCATTCCTACCTCCGCTCCGGCTCCTCCAGCCATGGACTCAGCAGCCAGGGACAAAATGCAGCCCGCACTTCCCCCTG GCTCTTCCTGCCCAGGGCCTGAGTGGCCGGAGCAGGAGAGGGCGGAGCAGCTGGCCCGGGGTGCAGCACTCAAGTGGGCCTCGGGCATCTTCTACCGGCCAGAGCAGCTGGCCAGGCTCGGCCAGTACCGTAGCCGCGAGGTGCAGCGTACCTGTTCCCTGGAAGCACGCATCAAG TCGGTGGTGCAGTCATACCTGGAGGGCGTGAAGACCGGCGTGCGGCAGCTGGCCTGGGCCCTTGAGGCTGTGCAGGGAGCCCGCGAAGCCCTGGGCCAGGCTCATGGGTTGCTCTGGGGTATGGCTGAGGCTGCACAGACCCTAGAACCCCTGCGGGAGCAGGTTGTGCAACACAAGCAACTGCAGGCCATGTCTCAGCTGCTGCCCCGGCTGCGAGCTG TGCCTGCTGCATTGGCCCGCACGCAGAGCCTGATTGATGCCCAGCGACTCTTGGAGGCATATGTGAGCCTTCGGGAACTGGAGCAGCTGCAAGAGGAGACATGGGCACCTCTCGGGGGCCTGGAGTTGCCAGTGTTCGAGGGGCTGGGCCCTCTGGCTGAGGCTCTGGGCCAGGCTGTGGAGGCGGCTGCAGGGGCTGCAGGGCGGCTGGCACGGGAGGATCCAGCCCTGTTGGTGGCTGCTATGCGTGTGGCCGAAGTGGACGCTGGGCGCACAACCTCCCTGGAGCAGGCCGCCCGGGACTGGCGGCAGCGCTGTCTGCGGGCACTACAGGAGGGCTTGGAGCAGATCCACTTTGGGACGTCTCTGCAGCCTGGGCCAGGGGCACTAGCAGAGTGGCTGGAGGCTCTGCGGGTGGCTCTACCAGCAGAGTTGGCCGCGGCTGAGGCACTGGTAGCACCCTGCTGCCCACCACACTACAACGTGGTCCGGCTGTGGGCCCACACCCTGCACAGCGGCCTGCGCCGCTGCCTGCAGCAACTCCTGGAAGGGCCTCAGCTGGAAGCTGCCGATGCCTTCACCTTGCTGCATTGGGCACTGCATGTGTACCTGGG GCCAGAAATGATGGGGAGCCTGGAATTAGGGCCCGAGGCTGATGTGTCTGATCTGGAGCCCCTCCTGACCCTGGAGAACATCGAGCAGTTGGAGGCAATATTTGTGGCCAAAGTCCAG GCAAGTGTGGCCCAGTGGCTGCAGAAGGCACTGGACGGGGATGTAGCTGAGTGGGGCCGAGAGCAGGAGCCTGACACAGACCCATCTGGCTTCTACCACTCACCAATGCCAGCCATCGTGCTGCAG ATCCTGGAAGAGAACATTCGCGTGACCAGAATGGTCAGTGAGTCACTGCAGCGGCGGATGCATGGCATGGCACTGTCAGAACTGAGCGCATTCCTGAGGAG CTTCAGTGATGCTCTGATCCGATTCTCCCGAGACCACCTCAGGGGGGAAGCAACGGCCCCTCATTACGTGCCCTACCTACTGGCCACCCTCAACCACCAATCAGCACTCAG CTCCTCCGTGTCCGTCCTGCAGCCCGACTGGGTGGCTCCAGGGGCCTTGGCTCCGGTGGAGGCAGCGCTGGACGAGTTGCAGAGGAGGATCTGCCGCCTGGTGTTGGAGGCGCTGCTGGCGGAGCTACAG CCCCTATTCGCTGCTCTGCCCTCTCGCCGGTGGCTGTCGAGCCCAGAGCTGCTGGATGACGTGTGCGAGCGGACCGCGAGCTTCTGCCAGGACTTCCGACACGTGCGGGATCCTGCGGTCCAG CTGCTGCTGGCCGAGGCGGAGCGTACCGTGGTGCTGCAGTACCTACGTGCGTTGATGCAAGGCCGCCTAGTGTGCCGCGGTGCTGACGAGCGGACCCAGGCGGCCGAGCGCCTGCGGCACGATGCCGCCCAGCTTCGGGAGCTTTTCCTCGGTTTGGTGAGAATCTGG GGCCTGGAAGAGAGCGTTCAGTGCGCGCCAGTGCTGCTCGCCTTGAGGGAGCTGCTGAACCTCCGGGACCTCACGCTGCTTGGTCTCGAGGTGGCAGGCTTGCGGCAACAATTTCCCGACGTGAG CGAGGATCACGTCTCCGCCCTCTTGGACCTGCGCGGGGACGTGTCCCGAGAGCAGCGCCTGGCCGCACTCAGCTCTCTGCAGGCCGGGCCGCAGCCCTCGCCCCCAGCGGGTGGACGCGCACTCTTCAGCCTCGTGCCAGCACCTGCACCCCCGCTGTCCTCCTGTCTCCCCTCGGGGTCCTGTGCCTGA
- the HSF4 gene encoding heat shock factor protein 4 isoform X1 — protein MQEAPAALPTEPGPSPVPAFLGKLWALVGDPGTDHLIRWSPSGTSFLVSDQSRFAKEVLPQYFKHSNMASFVRQLNMYGFRKVVSIEQGGLLRPERDHVEFQHPSFVRGREQLLERVRRKVPALRGDDGRWRPEDLGRLLGEVQAFRGVQESTEARLRELRQQNEILWREVVTLRQSHGQQHRVIGKLIQCLFGPLQAGSSSAGTKRKLSLMLDEGCPTPAKFNACPLPGALLQDPYFIQSPLPETTLGLSSPHRARGPIISDIPEDSPSPEGTRLSPSSGGRREKGLALLKEEPASPGGEGEAGLALAPNECDFCVTAPPPLPVAVVQAILEGKGSLSPEGPRSAQQPEPRGPREVPDRGPLDLERGARSPESLLPPMLLRAPPESVEPAGPLDVLGTSLQGREWTLMDLDMELSLLQPLVPEKGETELAVKGLNSPGPGKDSMLGAPLLLDVQAALGGPALSLPGALTIYSTPESRASYLGPGANPSP, from the exons ATGCAGGAAGCGCCAGCCGCACTGCCCACGGAGCCGGGCCCTAGCCCCGTGCCAGCCTTCCTTGGCAAGCTATGGGCGCTGGTGGGCGACCCGGGCACCGACCACCTGATCCGCTGGAGCCCG AGCGGGACCAGTTTCCTCGTCAGCGACCAGAGCCGCTTCGCTAAGGAAGTGCTGCCCCAGTACTTCAAGCACAGCAACATGGCGAGCTTTGTGCGGCAACTCAACATGT ACGGTTTTCGGAAGGTGGTGAGCATCGAGCAGGGTGGCCTGCTGAGGCCAGAACGGGACCACGTCGAGTTCCAGCACCCAAGCTTCGTGCGCGGCCGAGAGCAATTACTGGAACGCGTGCGGCGTAAG GTGCCTGCGCTGCGCGGCGACGACGGCCGCTGGCGCCCTGAGGACCTGGGCCGGCTTCTGGGCGAGGTGCAGGCTTTTCGGGGAGTGCAGGAGAGCACCGAGGCGCGGCTGCGGGAGCTCAGGCA GCAGAACGAGATCTTGTGGAGGGAGGTGGTGACGCTGCGGCAGAGCCATGGTCAGCAGCACCGGGTCATTGGCAAG CTGATCCAGTGCCTCTTTGGGCCTCTTCAGGCGGGGTCCAGCAGCGCAGGAACTAAGAGAAAGCT GTCCCTGATGCTGGATGAGGGGTGCCCAACACCAGCCAAATTCAACGCCTGCCCCCTACCTGGTGCCCTTCTGCAGGACCCCTACTTTATCCAGTCG CCTCTCCCGGAGACAACCCTGGGCCTCAGCAGCCCTCACAGGGCCAGGGGCCCCATCATCTCTGACATTCCGGAAGACTCTCCATCCCCTGAAGGAACCAGACTTTCTCCCTCCAGTGGTGGCAGGAG GGAGAAGGGCCTGGCACTGCTCAAAGAAGAGCCAGCCAGCCCAGGGGGGGAAGGCGAGGCCGGGCTGGCCCTGGCCCCAAACGAGTGTGACTTCTGCGTGACAGCACCCCCACCGCTGCCTGTGGCTGTGGTGCAGGCCATCCTGGAAGGGAAAGGGAGCCTCAGCCCCGAGGGGCCCAGGAGTGCCCAGCAGCCTGAACCAAGAGGCCCCAGGGAGGTTCCTGACAG GGGGCCTCTGGACCTAGAGAGAGGAGCCCGGAGCCCGGAGAGTCTGTTGCCTCCAATGCTGCTTCGGGCCCCCCCTGAAAGTGTGGAGCCTGCAGGGCCCCTAGAT GTGCTGGGCACCAGCCTCCAAGGGCGGGAGTGGACTCTCATGGACTTAGACATGGAGCTGTCCCTG TTGCAGCCCTTGGTTCCAGAGAAGGGTGAGACTGAGCTGGCGGTCAAGGGGTTAAATTCTCCAGGGCCAG GGAAGGACTCCATGCTGGGGGCGCCACTCCTGCTGGATGTCCAAGCCGCTTTGGGAGGCCCAGCCCTCAGCCTGCCGGGAGCTTTAACCATTTACAGCACCCCTGAGAGCCGCGCCTCCTACCTGGGCCCAGGGGCCAACCCCTCCCCCTGA
- the HSF4 gene encoding heat shock factor protein 4 isoform X3 yields the protein MQEAPAALPTEPGPSPVPAFLGKLWALVGDPGTDHLIRWSPSGTSFLVSDQSRFAKEVLPQYFKHSNMASFVRQLNMYGFRKVVSIEQGGLLRPERDHVEFQHPSFVRGREQLLERVRRKVPALRGDDGRWRPEDLGRLLGEVQAFRGVQESTEARLRELRQQNEILWREVVTLRQSHGQQHRVIGKLIQCLFGPLQAGSSSAGTKRKLSLMLDEGCPTPAKFNACPLPGALLQDPYFIQSPLPETTLGLSSPHRARGPIISDIPEDSPSPEGTRLSPSSGGRREKGLALLKEEPASPGGEGEAGLALAPNECDFCVTAPPPLPVAVVQAILEGKGSLSPEGPRSAQQPEPRGPREVPDRGPLDLERGARSPESLLPPMLLRAPPESVEPAGPLDVLGTSLQGREWTLMDLDMELSLGRTPCWGRHSCWMSKPLWEAQPSACREL from the exons ATGCAGGAAGCGCCAGCCGCACTGCCCACGGAGCCGGGCCCTAGCCCCGTGCCAGCCTTCCTTGGCAAGCTATGGGCGCTGGTGGGCGACCCGGGCACCGACCACCTGATCCGCTGGAGCCCG AGCGGGACCAGTTTCCTCGTCAGCGACCAGAGCCGCTTCGCTAAGGAAGTGCTGCCCCAGTACTTCAAGCACAGCAACATGGCGAGCTTTGTGCGGCAACTCAACATGT ACGGTTTTCGGAAGGTGGTGAGCATCGAGCAGGGTGGCCTGCTGAGGCCAGAACGGGACCACGTCGAGTTCCAGCACCCAAGCTTCGTGCGCGGCCGAGAGCAATTACTGGAACGCGTGCGGCGTAAG GTGCCTGCGCTGCGCGGCGACGACGGCCGCTGGCGCCCTGAGGACCTGGGCCGGCTTCTGGGCGAGGTGCAGGCTTTTCGGGGAGTGCAGGAGAGCACCGAGGCGCGGCTGCGGGAGCTCAGGCA GCAGAACGAGATCTTGTGGAGGGAGGTGGTGACGCTGCGGCAGAGCCATGGTCAGCAGCACCGGGTCATTGGCAAG CTGATCCAGTGCCTCTTTGGGCCTCTTCAGGCGGGGTCCAGCAGCGCAGGAACTAAGAGAAAGCT GTCCCTGATGCTGGATGAGGGGTGCCCAACACCAGCCAAATTCAACGCCTGCCCCCTACCTGGTGCCCTTCTGCAGGACCCCTACTTTATCCAGTCG CCTCTCCCGGAGACAACCCTGGGCCTCAGCAGCCCTCACAGGGCCAGGGGCCCCATCATCTCTGACATTCCGGAAGACTCTCCATCCCCTGAAGGAACCAGACTTTCTCCCTCCAGTGGTGGCAGGAG GGAGAAGGGCCTGGCACTGCTCAAAGAAGAGCCAGCCAGCCCAGGGGGGGAAGGCGAGGCCGGGCTGGCCCTGGCCCCAAACGAGTGTGACTTCTGCGTGACAGCACCCCCACCGCTGCCTGTGGCTGTGGTGCAGGCCATCCTGGAAGGGAAAGGGAGCCTCAGCCCCGAGGGGCCCAGGAGTGCCCAGCAGCCTGAACCAAGAGGCCCCAGGGAGGTTCCTGACAG GGGGCCTCTGGACCTAGAGAGAGGAGCCCGGAGCCCGGAGAGTCTGTTGCCTCCAATGCTGCTTCGGGCCCCCCCTGAAAGTGTGGAGCCTGCAGGGCCCCTAGAT GTGCTGGGCACCAGCCTCCAAGGGCGGGAGTGGACTCTCATGGACTTAGACATGGAGCTGTCCCTG GGAAGGACTCCATGCTGGGGGCGCCACTCCTGCTGGATGTCCAAGCCGCTTTGGGAGGCCCAGCCCTCAGCCTGCCGGGAGCTTTAA
- the HSF4 gene encoding heat shock factor protein 4 isoform X2, translated as MQEAPAALPTEPGPSPVPAFLGKLWALVGDPGTDHLIRWSPSGTSFLVSDQSRFAKEVLPQYFKHSNMASFVRQLNMYGFRKVVSIEQGGLLRPERDHVEFQHPSFVRGREQLLERVRRKVPALRGDDGRWRPEDLGRLLGEVQAFRGVQESTEARLRELRQQNEILWREVVTLRQSHGQQHRVIGKLIQCLFGPLQAGSSSAGTKRKLSLMLDEGCPTPAKFNACPLPGALLQDPYFIQSPLPETTLGLSSPHRARGPIISDIPEDSPSPEGTRLSPSSGGRREKGLALLKEEPASPGGEGEAGLALAPNECDFCVTAPPPLPVAVVQAILEGKGSLSPEGPRSAQQPEPRGPREVPDRGPLDLERGARSPESLLPPMLLRAPPESVEPAGPLDVLGTSLQGREWTLMDLDMELSLLQPLVPEKGETELAVKGLNSPGPALAAPPSPQLLLPSPPRRALSASSSPAPPRLDP; from the exons ATGCAGGAAGCGCCAGCCGCACTGCCCACGGAGCCGGGCCCTAGCCCCGTGCCAGCCTTCCTTGGCAAGCTATGGGCGCTGGTGGGCGACCCGGGCACCGACCACCTGATCCGCTGGAGCCCG AGCGGGACCAGTTTCCTCGTCAGCGACCAGAGCCGCTTCGCTAAGGAAGTGCTGCCCCAGTACTTCAAGCACAGCAACATGGCGAGCTTTGTGCGGCAACTCAACATGT ACGGTTTTCGGAAGGTGGTGAGCATCGAGCAGGGTGGCCTGCTGAGGCCAGAACGGGACCACGTCGAGTTCCAGCACCCAAGCTTCGTGCGCGGCCGAGAGCAATTACTGGAACGCGTGCGGCGTAAG GTGCCTGCGCTGCGCGGCGACGACGGCCGCTGGCGCCCTGAGGACCTGGGCCGGCTTCTGGGCGAGGTGCAGGCTTTTCGGGGAGTGCAGGAGAGCACCGAGGCGCGGCTGCGGGAGCTCAGGCA GCAGAACGAGATCTTGTGGAGGGAGGTGGTGACGCTGCGGCAGAGCCATGGTCAGCAGCACCGGGTCATTGGCAAG CTGATCCAGTGCCTCTTTGGGCCTCTTCAGGCGGGGTCCAGCAGCGCAGGAACTAAGAGAAAGCT GTCCCTGATGCTGGATGAGGGGTGCCCAACACCAGCCAAATTCAACGCCTGCCCCCTACCTGGTGCCCTTCTGCAGGACCCCTACTTTATCCAGTCG CCTCTCCCGGAGACAACCCTGGGCCTCAGCAGCCCTCACAGGGCCAGGGGCCCCATCATCTCTGACATTCCGGAAGACTCTCCATCCCCTGAAGGAACCAGACTTTCTCCCTCCAGTGGTGGCAGGAG GGAGAAGGGCCTGGCACTGCTCAAAGAAGAGCCAGCCAGCCCAGGGGGGGAAGGCGAGGCCGGGCTGGCCCTGGCCCCAAACGAGTGTGACTTCTGCGTGACAGCACCCCCACCGCTGCCTGTGGCTGTGGTGCAGGCCATCCTGGAAGGGAAAGGGAGCCTCAGCCCCGAGGGGCCCAGGAGTGCCCAGCAGCCTGAACCAAGAGGCCCCAGGGAGGTTCCTGACAG GGGGCCTCTGGACCTAGAGAGAGGAGCCCGGAGCCCGGAGAGTCTGTTGCCTCCAATGCTGCTTCGGGCCCCCCCTGAAAGTGTGGAGCCTGCAGGGCCCCTAGAT GTGCTGGGCACCAGCCTCCAAGGGCGGGAGTGGACTCTCATGGACTTAGACATGGAGCTGTCCCTG TTGCAGCCCTTGGTTCCAGAGAAGGGTGAGACTGAGCTGGCGGTCAAGGGGTTAAATTCTCCAGGGCCAG CCCTGGCCGCCCCGCCCTCGCCGCAGCTGCTGCTTCCATCTCCACCCCGCCGGGCCCTTTCTGCCTCGTCATCTCCTGCCCCGCCGAGGCTCGACCCGTGA
- the NOL3 gene encoding nucleolar protein 3 isoform X2: MGNTQERPSETIDRERKRLVETLQSDSGLLLDALLARGVLTGPEYEALDALPDAERRATENEATTLHAQATGLLRQLAQGPHAPGCPELQIVMRPGVLRTPRQRNPEPSRKLSQSWKLRPLKGLNRSWNPKWIRNQSQGQNQSQNWSRSPT; encoded by the exons ATGGGCAACACGCAGGAGAGGCCATCAGAGACGATCGACCGCGAGCGGAAACGCCTGGTAGAGACGCTGCAGTCGGACTCGGGGCTGCTGCTGGATGCGCTGCTGGCACGGGGCGTGCTCACCGGGCCCGAATACGAGGCGTTGGACGCGCTGCCTGATGCCGAGCGCAGG GCTACCGAGAACGAAGCTACGACACTCCATGCCCAGGCCACTGGACTCCTGAGGCAGCTGGCTCAGGGACCGCATGCCCCTGGCTGCCCGGAGCTTCAGATTGTGATGAGGCCCGGGGTCCTGAGGACTCCAAGGCAGCGCAATCCGGAACCCTCGAGGAAACTGAGCCAGAGCTGGAAGCTGAGACCTCTGAAGGGGCTGAACCGGAGTTGGAACCCCAAATGGATCCGGAACCAGAGCCAGGGACAGAACCAGAGCCAGAACTGGAGCCGGAGCCCGACCTAG
- the HSF4 gene encoding heat shock factor protein 4 isoform X4 produces MQEAPAALPTEPGPSPVPAFLGKLWALVGDPGTDHLIRWSPSGTSFLVSDQSRFAKEVLPQYFKHSNMASFVRQLNMYGFRKVVSIEQGGLLRPERDHVEFQHPSFVRGREQLLERVRRKVPALRGDDGRWRPEDLGRLLGEVQAFRGVQESTEARLRELRQQNEILWREVVTLRQSHGQQHRVIGKLIQCLFGPLQAGSSSAGTKRKLSLMLDEGCPTPAKFNACPLPGALLQDPYFIQSGWASSSTYSLSRRQPWASAALTGPGAPSSLTFRKTLHPLKEPDFLPPVVAGAPPPLPVAVVQAILEGKGSLSPEGPRSAQQPEPRGPREVPDRGPLDLERGARSPESLLPPMLLRAPPESVEPAGPLDVLGTSLQGREWTLMDLDMELSLLQPLVPEKGETELAVKGLNSPGPGKDSMLGAPLLLDVQAALGGPALSLPGALTIYSTPESRASYLGPGANPSP; encoded by the exons ATGCAGGAAGCGCCAGCCGCACTGCCCACGGAGCCGGGCCCTAGCCCCGTGCCAGCCTTCCTTGGCAAGCTATGGGCGCTGGTGGGCGACCCGGGCACCGACCACCTGATCCGCTGGAGCCCG AGCGGGACCAGTTTCCTCGTCAGCGACCAGAGCCGCTTCGCTAAGGAAGTGCTGCCCCAGTACTTCAAGCACAGCAACATGGCGAGCTTTGTGCGGCAACTCAACATGT ACGGTTTTCGGAAGGTGGTGAGCATCGAGCAGGGTGGCCTGCTGAGGCCAGAACGGGACCACGTCGAGTTCCAGCACCCAAGCTTCGTGCGCGGCCGAGAGCAATTACTGGAACGCGTGCGGCGTAAG GTGCCTGCGCTGCGCGGCGACGACGGCCGCTGGCGCCCTGAGGACCTGGGCCGGCTTCTGGGCGAGGTGCAGGCTTTTCGGGGAGTGCAGGAGAGCACCGAGGCGCGGCTGCGGGAGCTCAGGCA GCAGAACGAGATCTTGTGGAGGGAGGTGGTGACGCTGCGGCAGAGCCATGGTCAGCAGCACCGGGTCATTGGCAAG CTGATCCAGTGCCTCTTTGGGCCTCTTCAGGCGGGGTCCAGCAGCGCAGGAACTAAGAGAAAGCT GTCCCTGATGCTGGATGAGGGGTGCCCAACACCAGCCAAATTCAACGCCTGCCCCCTACCTGGTGCCCTTCTGCAGGACCCCTACTTTATCCAGTCG GGCTGGGCCTCATCTTCTACTTACAGCCTCTCCCGGAGACAACCCTGGGCCTCAGCAGCCCTCACAGGGCCAGGGGCCCCATCATCTCTGACATTCCGGAAGACTCTCCATCCCCTGAAGGAACCAGACTTTCTCCCTCCAGTGGTGGCAGGAG CACCCCCACCGCTGCCTGTGGCTGTGGTGCAGGCCATCCTGGAAGGGAAAGGGAGCCTCAGCCCCGAGGGGCCCAGGAGTGCCCAGCAGCCTGAACCAAGAGGCCCCAGGGAGGTTCCTGACAG GGGGCCTCTGGACCTAGAGAGAGGAGCCCGGAGCCCGGAGAGTCTGTTGCCTCCAATGCTGCTTCGGGCCCCCCCTGAAAGTGTGGAGCCTGCAGGGCCCCTAGAT GTGCTGGGCACCAGCCTCCAAGGGCGGGAGTGGACTCTCATGGACTTAGACATGGAGCTGTCCCTG TTGCAGCCCTTGGTTCCAGAGAAGGGTGAGACTGAGCTGGCGGTCAAGGGGTTAAATTCTCCAGGGCCAG GGAAGGACTCCATGCTGGGGGCGCCACTCCTGCTGGATGTCCAAGCCGCTTTGGGAGGCCCAGCCCTCAGCCTGCCGGGAGCTTTAACCATTTACAGCACCCCTGAGAGCCGCGCCTCCTACCTGGGCCCAGGGGCCAACCCCTCCCCCTGA